DNA sequence from the Candidatus Poribacteria bacterium genome:
TATAGAGGAACCCGATTGGTTTCTCGAACAGCTCAGTCGAGAGGACAAGGAAGGAAAACTCTATCTCCCCTACTGGACCTACCTCTGGGAATCTTCGATTGGTCTTGCACACCATATAGAGAAAATGGGTGCGCGGCTAAAAGGTTCACATATCTTGGAGATTGGATGTGGGTTTGGATTGACAGGAATTGTCGCCTGTCAGATGGGTGCGCGAGTGATTTTCACGGACGCAGAAAGAGAGGCACTCCGCTTCGCACAACATAACGCGGATCAGAACGGTGTTCACCAGCACGCCGATTTCGTCCAGATGGATTGGAACACCCCCTGCTTCAATCGCAAATTTCCGTATATTCTCGCCGCTGATGTTATCTATGAAGAGCATCACTGGACACCCATAGTGACTTTACTTCAAGGGTATCTTGCACCCAACGGTGTCGCCCTCTTCTCCGAACCGAGCCGAACTAACGCGACTGGGTTTTTCAAACAACTCTCCGGTAATGGCTTTGTCCATCAAAAATCTATCTGTCCTGTCACATTGGACAGACAAACCTCGCAAGTTTGTATTTACACTGTGCGTCGCGATGCATAGCGTTCATTGCTAAAAAAATAGGAAAAACGCCTATTTTCTGCTAAAAAAATAGGCAAAAATTTACGTCCCGCGGGCACCTCGTGGGATTTTTGTTTTGCAGAAGTCTTGCGCGCCCTAGAGAAATCAATGCGCAATGTTTTTGGCAAGGTTTTTGCTAATGCTGTGTATGTAAGGTTAACATTCCTTGTTGTTTTCAGCACATTTGCGTGGAATTAACTTAGGAAAGGGTAGAGGATGGAAACGGTCACCTCAACACCGGAGTCTCCACCCGTTACTGGGAAGGGGCGAGTCTTAATCATTGATAACAATCCGGAGCGGGCGAATTCGTTAATCGATATTCTGAAAGCAAGTCGTTACAAAGTCGCCGTGCCTGTACGTCTACAGGAGGGCGTGGCTGAGCAAGTTGCACTGATAAAGCCAGATATCATACTGATTGGGGTCGATTTTCCGGGGCGCGCGGTACTCAGTTGGGTCGCGTCTCTCCACGAAAGTTATCCATGCCCGACAGTTATGTTCTCACGAGATGAGCGATCAGAAACGATTCAAGCAGCGACGCGCGCAGGCGTGTCGGCGTATGCTGTTGGCAAACTCACTGGTGCCCGAGTTAAAACCATTATTGAAGCGGCTGTCGCTCGATTTTATGAATTCCGGGCATTGCAAGAGGAACTTGAAAAGACGAAAACAAAC
Encoded proteins:
- a CDS encoding methyltransferase domain-containing protein, whose amino-acid sequence is MKIQLRDYPLTSTIIKLKTGRVQLTLIEEPDWFLEQLSREDKEGKLYLPYWTYLWESSIGLAHHIEKMGARLKGSHILEIGCGFGLTGIVACQMGARVIFTDAEREALRFAQHNADQNGVHQHADFVQMDWNTPCFNRKFPYILAADVIYEEHHWTPIVTLLQGYLAPNGVALFSEPSRTNATGFFKQLSGNGFVHQKSICPVTLDRQTSQVCIYTVRRDA
- a CDS encoding ANTAR domain-containing protein gives rise to the protein METVTSTPESPPVTGKGRVLIIDNNPERANSLIDILKASRYKVAVPVRLQEGVAEQVALIKPDIILIGVDFPGRAVLSWVASLHESYPCPTVMFSRDERSETIQAATRAGVSAYAVGKLTGARVKTIIEAAVARFYEFRALQEELEKTKTNLAERKIIERAKELVAQQRGCNEAQAYQILRKMAMNRRKRLAEVSQDILSVAEVLTNKL